A part of Vicugna pacos chromosome 14, VicPac4, whole genome shotgun sequence genomic DNA contains:
- the ANKRD10 gene encoding ankyrin repeat domain-containing protein 10 isoform X3 — protein MAAGAGAGVEAGFSSEELLSLRFPLHRACRDGDLAALCSLLQQTPRAHLAAEDSFYGWTPVHWAAHFGKLECLIQLVRAGATLDVSTTRYAQTPAHIAAFGGHPQCLVWLIQAGASINKPDCEGETPIHKAARSGSLDCISALVANGAHVKTLECLFSTKCD, from the exons ATGGCGGCGGGAGCGGGCGCGGGCGTGGAGGCGGGCTTCTCCAGCGAGGAGCTGCTGTCGCTCCGCTTCCCGCTGCACCGCGCCTGCCGCGACGGGGACCTGGCCGCGCTCTGCTCGCTGCTGCAGCAGACGCCGCGCGCCCACCTGGCCGCCGAGGACTCCTTCTACGGCTGGACGCCCGTGCACTGGGCCGCGCACTTCGGCAAG TTGGAGTGCTTAATACAGTTGGTGAGAGCTGGAGCCACGCTGGATGTCTCCACCACGCGGTACGCGCAGACCCCGGCCCACATCGCCGCTTTTGGGGGACATCCTCAGTGCCTCGTCTGGTTGATTCAAGCAGGAGCCAGCATTAACAAACCG GACTGTGAGGGTGAGACTCCTATTCACAAAGCGGCTCGCTCTGGGAGCCTGGACTGCATCAGTGCCCTGGTGGCTAACGGGGCTCATGTCAA
- the ANKRD10 gene encoding ankyrin repeat domain-containing protein 10 isoform X4, with protein sequence MAAGAGAGVEAGFSSEELLSLRFPLHRACRDGDLAALCSLLQQTPRAHLAAEDSFYGWTPVHWAAHFGKLECLIQLVRAGATLDVSTTRYAQTPAHIAAFGGHPQCLVWLIQAGASINKPDCEGETPIHKAARSGSLDCISALVANGAHVNSQH encoded by the exons ATGGCGGCGGGAGCGGGCGCGGGCGTGGAGGCGGGCTTCTCCAGCGAGGAGCTGCTGTCGCTCCGCTTCCCGCTGCACCGCGCCTGCCGCGACGGGGACCTGGCCGCGCTCTGCTCGCTGCTGCAGCAGACGCCGCGCGCCCACCTGGCCGCCGAGGACTCCTTCTACGGCTGGACGCCCGTGCACTGGGCCGCGCACTTCGGCAAG TTGGAGTGCTTAATACAGTTGGTGAGAGCTGGAGCCACGCTGGATGTCTCCACCACGCGGTACGCGCAGACCCCGGCCCACATCGCCGCTTTTGGGGGACATCCTCAGTGCCTCGTCTGGTTGATTCAAGCAGGAGCCAGCATTAACAAACCG GACTGTGAGGGTGAGACTCCTATTCACAAAGCGGCTCGCTCTGGGAGCCTGGACTGCATCAGTGCCCTGGTGGCTAACGGGGCTCATGTCAA